The Myxococcales bacterium genome contains the following window.
GTCGACCGCGGCGCTCGATGTCAATGGAGTGCCGGTGGTGGATCCGGCGGCGATGTTCGACGCCGCGGGCAACATGGTGGCGCTGGCGCACCTGCGCCGGATGGCCTGGAGCTGGCGCGGCTGCCTGACCGAGGCCGTGACCGTCGAGCGCGCCGGCGGGCCCGTCGACGACGGCGAGCGCTACGCGTACGGCGCGGACCGGGTGCGGGTCAGGAAGACCCACACGCCCAGCCCGATGGGCTTCCTGCGCGAGGTGCTCGGCCGCCCGGCCCACGAGCGGGCCTTCGTCGTGATCCCGGTCGGCTACCCCGCCGCCGGGGCCCAGGTGCCCGACCTGCACCGCAAGCCGCTGGCGGACGTGCTGGTCCGGAGGTGATCGGCGGGTGACGACGGCCAGCGGCGCGCCGCGCCCTCGATGACGGCGATCCGCCAACCCGCCGCGCGTGGTCACGGCCGGTTCCGGGCCACGCGGTCGCGCGAGGGCGTAGGCTGTGGCGATGATGTCCCTCGTCGACCGCCTCGCCTCCTACGCCGGCTATCACCGCGACAAACGCAACATCGCGACGCACTTCGTCGGGATCCCGATGATCCTGGTCGGCACGCAGGCCGCGCTCGCGAAGATCGGCCTGGGCCCGGTCAACGCGGCGGTGGCGGCGACCGGCCTGGCGACGCGCTACTACCGGGCGATCGATCCCGCGTACGGCAACGCCATGGGCGTGGTGCTGGGCACGACCTGCGCGATGGGCACGGCCATCGCCGCGCTGCCGACGCCGCTGTGGGCGGGCGCGACCGGCGGGCTACTGGTCGGCGGCTGGGCGATCCAGTTCGTCGGGCACGCGTTCGAGGGCCGCAAGCCGGCGTTCCTCGACGATCTGCGCGGGTTGCTCGACGGTCCGCTGTTCCTGGTGGCCGAGGTCGCGTTCGCCCTCGGGTTGTCGCCGGAGCTGCGCGCCGAGGTCGAGCGGCGCGCAGGCCCGACGCGCTGGGGCAGCGTCGACGCGACCGAGCTGGCGACCGCGGCGGCGTGACCGCCGATCGCGCTCGGAACGTCGACGCGACCGAGCTGGCGACCGCGGCGGCGTGACCCCCGATCGCGCTGGGGCAGCGTCGACGCGACCGAGCTGGCGACCGCGGCGGCGTGACCGCCGGGCCCGCGATCGCGCGGGCCGCCGTCACCGTCGTGGGCGCGACCTGCGGTCGTGCGGCGCGGCGCAGTCCGGCCGCGGCCCCGGCGCTGCCCTGACAGGCCGCGCGACGAGCTGCCGGCGCGGCGCGGACGCGGTAGGGTGCGCGCCGTCGCGATGCGCATCCTCCTGGTCACGCCGCCGATGACCCAGCTCAACACGCCGTACCCGGCGACGGCGTACCTGTGCGGGTTCCTGGCGCAGCACGCCGCCCGGCTCGGGCTCGAGGTGGTGCAGGCCGATCCGGCGCTCGAGCTGTTCTTGCGGCTGTACTCGCGGGCGGGCGTCACCGCGCTGGCCGCGCGGATCGCGGCGCGGGTCGGCGACCGCGGCGGCGGCAAGAAGGCGCGCCGCGACGGCGGGCTCGACGCCTCGGTCGGGCACTTCCTGGCCGAGCCCGGGCGCTACGCCGACACCGTCGACGCGGTCGTGCGCTTCCTGCAGGGGCGCGACCCGTCGCTGGCGCTGCGCATCGCCGGGCGCGAGTGGCTGCCCGAGGGCCCGCGGTTCGCGGCGATCGATGACGCGCTCGCGGCCGAGCCCGGCGGCGATCCGCTGGCGTGGGCGTTCGGCGAGCTCGGCATCCACGATCGCGCGAAGTACCTCGCGAGCCTGTACGTCGACGACCTGGCCGACGTGATCGCGCGCGGCGAGGACGCGCACTTCGGGCTGTCGCGCTACGGCGAGAAGCTCGCGGCCAGCGCGCCCAGCTTCGACGGCCTGGCCGCGGCCCTGGCGGCGCCGCCGACCCTGGTCGACGACCACCTGGCCGAGCTGACGCGCGCGCTGGTCGACCGCCACCGACCCGACCTCCTGGGCCTGACCGTGCCGTTCCCCGGCAACGTCTACGGCGCGCTGCGCATGGCCCAGGCCGTGCGCGCCCACGCCCCGGCGACGCGGATCGTGATGGGCGGCGGCTACGTCAACACCGAGCTGCGCGGCCTGCGCGAGCCGCGCCTGTTCGACCTGGTCGACTACGTCACCCTCGACGACGGCGAGGCGCCGCTGCTGGCGCTGCTCGAGCACCTGCGCGACCCGGCCCGGCCGCTCCTGCGCACGTTCGTGCGCGTCGACGGCGAGGTCGAGCAGCGGACGACCGACGCGCTCCACGACGTGCCGCTGGCCCAGGCCGGCACGCCGACCTACGCCGGGCTGCCGCTCGATCGCTACCTGTCGGTGGTCGAGATGCTCAACCCGATGCACCGGCTGTGGTCCGACGGGCGCTGGAACAAGCTCACCGTCGCCCACGGCTGCTACTGGAAGAAGTGCAGCTTCTGCGACGTCACGCTCGACTACATCGGCCGCTACGATCCGGTGACCGCCGACCTGCTGGTCGATCGGATCGAGGCGATCGTCGCCGAGACCGGCCAGACCGGGTTCCACCTGGTCGACGAGGCCGCGCCGCCGGGCGGGCTCAAGGCCCTGGCCGAGCGCCTGCTCGCGCGCGGCGTGACGATCACCTGGTGGGGCAACATCCGGTTCGAGAAGACCTTCACGCCCGAGCTGGCGCAGCTGCTGGCCCGGGCGGGCTGCGTCGCGGTGTCGGGCGGGCTCGAGGTCGCGTCCGATCGCCTGCTCGAGCGCATGAAGAAGGGCGTCACGGTCGAGCAGGTCGCGCGCGTGACCCGGGCGTTCACCGACGCCGGGATCATGGTCCACGCCTACCTGATGTACGGGTTCCCGACCGAGACCGAGCAGGAGACGATCGACAGCCTCGAGCGCGTGCGCCAGCTGTTCGCCGCCGGGTGCGTGCAGTCGGCGTTCTGGCACCGGTTCGCGGCCACGACCCACAGCCCGATCGGCCAGGCGCCTGACCTGTTCGGCATCCGCCTGACCCGGGCGCGCGCGGTCACGTTCGCCGAGAACGAGGTGCCGTTCACCGATCCGACCGGCGTCGATCACGACCGCCTCGGCGTCGGCCTGCGCAAGGCGCTCTACAACTACATGCACGGCCTCGGCCTCGACGTCGACGTCCGGCGCTGGTTCGACGACGGCGGCCGCGGCCGCAAGGTGCCCGCCGCCAAGGTCCCGCGCGATCTGGTGGAGCGCGCGCTCTCGCGCTGACCGCGCGTATATATACTGGCCCGAATGCACGGGAACGAGCTGCTCGACGTGGTGTTCCGATGGGCCCACCTGATCGCCGGGATCATGTGGATCGGGAACTCGATGCTGTTCAACTGGCTCGATCGCAACCTGGTCGCGCCCGGCCCTGACGCCAGCAAGCTGTCGCAGGGCAAGATCTACATGGTCCACTCGGGCGCGTTCTACGAGGTCGAGAAGAAGCTCCTGGCGCCGGGCGAGCTGCCCGATCAGCTCCACTGGTTCAAGTGGCAGAACTTCTCGACCTGGGCGACGGGCATCGCGCTCCTGGTGGTCGTCTACTACATGAACGGCGCCGCGTTCCTGATCGACCCGTCGGTGCGGGCGATGGGGCAGGGCGAGGCGATCGGGTGGTCGGTCGGCGCGCTGGTGGCGGCGTGGGCGATCTACGACGGCCTGTGGATGACGCTGGGCAAGAAGGCGCCGGCGGCGGCGACCGTGCTGTCGTTCGTGATGCTGTTCGGCGCCGCCTACGCGTTCACGCTCCTGTTCAGCGGCCGGGCCGCGTACCTGCAGACCGGCGTGATGATCGGCACGGTCATGACCGGCAACGTGTGGATGCGGATCATGCCGTCGCAGCGGTCGCTGATCGCCGCGACCAAGGCCGGGGAGGAGCAGGACGCGACCCTGTCGCTGCGCGCCAAGCAGCGGTCGATCCACAACAACTACCTGACGTTCCCGCTGCTGTTCATCATGATCTCGAACCACTTCCCGTCGACCTACGGCCACCACCTGCGCTGGTTCGTGCTGGCCGCGGTGATGGTGGGCGGCGCCGGCGTCCGCCACTTCATGAACGCGCGCTACGACGGCCGGCCGTGGATGACGTGGGCGACGCCGGGCGTGGGCATGGCGGCGGTGGCGTTGGCCGGCCTGGTGCTGCTGACCCGCATCCGCGAGGCGCCGGC
Protein-coding sequences here:
- a CDS encoding DUF962 domain-containing protein, translating into MMSLVDRLASYAGYHRDKRNIATHFVGIPMILVGTQAALAKIGLGPVNAAVAATGLATRYYRAIDPAYGNAMGVVLGTTCAMGTAIAALPTPLWAGATGGLLVGGWAIQFVGHAFEGRKPAFLDDLRGLLDGPLFLVAEVAFALGLSPELRAEVERRAGPTRWGSVDATELATAAA
- a CDS encoding B12-binding domain-containing radical SAM protein; the encoded protein is MRILLVTPPMTQLNTPYPATAYLCGFLAQHAARLGLEVVQADPALELFLRLYSRAGVTALAARIAARVGDRGGGKKARRDGGLDASVGHFLAEPGRYADTVDAVVRFLQGRDPSLALRIAGREWLPEGPRFAAIDDALAAEPGGDPLAWAFGELGIHDRAKYLASLYVDDLADVIARGEDAHFGLSRYGEKLAASAPSFDGLAAALAAPPTLVDDHLAELTRALVDRHRPDLLGLTVPFPGNVYGALRMAQAVRAHAPATRIVMGGGYVNTELRGLREPRLFDLVDYVTLDDGEAPLLALLEHLRDPARPLLRTFVRVDGEVEQRTTDALHDVPLAQAGTPTYAGLPLDRYLSVVEMLNPMHRLWSDGRWNKLTVAHGCYWKKCSFCDVTLDYIGRYDPVTADLLVDRIEAIVAETGQTGFHLVDEAAPPGGLKALAERLLARGVTITWWGNIRFEKTFTPELAQLLARAGCVAVSGGLEVASDRLLERMKKGVTVEQVARVTRAFTDAGIMVHAYLMYGFPTETEQETIDSLERVRQLFAAGCVQSAFWHRFAATTHSPIGQAPDLFGIRLTRARAVTFAENEVPFTDPTGVDHDRLGVGLRKALYNYMHGLGLDVDVRRWFDDGGRGRKVPAAKVPRDLVERALSR
- a CDS encoding urate hydroxylase PuuD, whose protein sequence is MHGNELLDVVFRWAHLIAGIMWIGNSMLFNWLDRNLVAPGPDASKLSQGKIYMVHSGAFYEVEKKLLAPGELPDQLHWFKWQNFSTWATGIALLVVVYYMNGAAFLIDPSVRAMGQGEAIGWSVGALVAAWAIYDGLWMTLGKKAPAAATVLSFVMLFGAAYAFTLLFSGRAAYLQTGVMIGTVMTGNVWMRIMPSQRSLIAATKAGEEQDATLSLRAKQRSIHNNYLTFPLLFIMISNHFPSTYGHHLRWFVLAAVMVGGAGVRHFMNARYDGRPWMTWATPGVGMAAVALAGLVLLTRIREAPAVTVTDQVSFARVQEIIQARCVQCHSASPTDDQFQVAPVNVMFDTAERVQAMAARIKDRVYVNKTMPFLNKTQITEQERAELAAWVDQGAQLK